A section of the Tumebacillus amylolyticus genome encodes:
- a CDS encoding PAS domain S-box protein, translating into MSENLNNGKVLKTRMVPFRSLALYMIIWGAGVVLFHEVTLWILIGEETFLSGLHLIPEIIFGLGSGLVAYGLLARQTVKIEQLKAALQESEEKFSEYIEDTQDARVRERNLTKRIFDESEQRYSSLFNTHPDLVFSCDLNGNFIEANATCVRVSGYSLDEALHQSFNQFIAPQDQQRVQDHFKLAVQGEAQNYRCWIVHRDGHHILLEVTNIPILVDDMIVGIYGIAKDITEEVHVQEEFAETKELLQSFFSSTTDAIYLIDNQGIVRKVNGAFEEIYGWSAEEIVGQPFQNLVPSERKDELGMLNHQLDKVGHLTDYETVRMRKDGSVFDVSITVSVIRDAHGNRVALAGIGRDITERKQAEATLREIEVRYRLIMDNTSDIIALYDSEFIIQYVSPRVKGIFGLTAEDYVGINNFDHIHPDDYDTMMDSLEELYATREPVRREFRQRHALGHYVWLDVQIMPVIDVKNDVIGLVVIARDNTERRRTEELLRKSDKLAVVGQLAAGVAHEIRNPLTSIKGFAQLMKNRLHDYNHYIEIMLSELDRIEFIMNEFLVLAKPQAVKFVKTDVHELLSDILALLETQAIINNVQIVTEFAENLPTITCETNRLKQVFINVMKNAIEAMPDGGTLRITTEQGGNELVRIRVMDDGCGIHPDRIPKLGEPFYTTKERGTGLGLMVSYKIIKDHQGDIRFKSLLGEGTSVEVELPVTQDSKNVLTVGDVG; encoded by the coding sequence ATGAGCGAAAATCTCAACAACGGAAAAGTCCTGAAAACGCGTATGGTACCGTTCCGATCTCTGGCCTTGTACATGATCATCTGGGGAGCAGGCGTGGTTCTGTTCCATGAAGTGACGCTGTGGATCTTGATTGGAGAAGAGACTTTCCTGTCAGGGTTGCATCTGATCCCGGAGATCATTTTTGGCTTGGGTTCCGGGCTGGTTGCATATGGCCTGCTTGCGCGGCAGACAGTGAAAATCGAACAACTGAAAGCCGCCCTGCAAGAAAGCGAGGAGAAGTTCAGCGAGTATATAGAAGACACGCAAGATGCGAGGGTGCGGGAACGCAATCTGACCAAGCGGATCTTCGATGAGAGTGAGCAACGCTATAGTTCTCTCTTTAACACGCACCCGGATCTCGTGTTCTCTTGCGACCTCAACGGCAATTTTATTGAAGCAAATGCGACCTGTGTCAGAGTTTCCGGATACTCGCTGGACGAAGCCCTGCACCAATCCTTCAACCAGTTTATCGCCCCCCAAGATCAACAACGCGTGCAAGACCATTTCAAACTTGCCGTTCAAGGTGAAGCTCAGAACTACCGTTGCTGGATTGTACATCGCGACGGACATCACATTCTGCTCGAAGTCACGAACATCCCGATTCTGGTCGATGACATGATTGTCGGCATCTATGGCATTGCAAAGGACATTACCGAGGAAGTGCATGTCCAAGAAGAGTTCGCCGAAACCAAAGAGCTGTTGCAATCGTTTTTCTCCAGCACCACCGATGCGATCTACCTAATCGACAACCAAGGGATCGTCCGCAAGGTGAACGGCGCCTTCGAGGAGATCTATGGGTGGTCGGCCGAAGAAATCGTCGGACAACCTTTCCAAAACCTCGTGCCGTCGGAGCGCAAGGACGAACTTGGCATGTTGAACCACCAACTCGATAAAGTCGGGCACCTCACCGACTATGAAACGGTGCGTATGCGCAAGGACGGCAGCGTGTTTGATGTTTCCATCACCGTCTCGGTGATCCGCGATGCACACGGCAATCGTGTGGCGTTGGCAGGTATTGGGCGCGACATCACCGAGCGCAAGCAAGCGGAAGCCACTCTCCGCGAGATCGAAGTTCGCTATCGACTGATCATGGACAACACGTCGGACATCATCGCACTCTATGACAGCGAGTTTATCATTCAGTACGTTTCGCCTCGCGTGAAGGGAATTTTCGGATTGACCGCGGAGGATTATGTAGGAATCAACAACTTCGATCACATCCACCCGGATGATTACGATACGATGATGGACAGTCTCGAAGAGCTCTACGCAACTCGAGAGCCGGTGCGCCGTGAATTCCGTCAACGTCATGCTTTGGGACATTACGTGTGGCTTGACGTGCAGATCATGCCGGTCATCGATGTCAAAAACGACGTCATCGGCCTCGTCGTCATCGCGCGCGACAACACCGAGCGTCGCCGCACGGAGGAACTTTTGCGCAAATCGGACAAGTTGGCAGTCGTTGGTCAACTCGCAGCCGGAGTTGCACACGAAATTCGCAACCCGCTGACGTCGATCAAAGGGTTTGCCCAACTTATGAAAAACCGTCTCCATGACTACAACCATTACATTGAAATTATGCTCTCTGAGCTCGACCGAATCGAATTCATCATGAACGAGTTCCTCGTGCTCGCCAAACCCCAAGCGGTCAAGTTCGTCAAGACAGACGTACACGAATTGCTCAGCGATATTTTAGCTCTCTTGGAAACGCAGGCAATCATCAACAATGTGCAGATCGTCACAGAGTTTGCCGAGAATCTGCCGACGATCACGTGCGAAACCAACCGTCTCAAGCAAGTCTTCATCAACGTCATGAAAAACGCCATCGAGGCAATGCCCGACGGCGGTACGTTGCGAATCACGACGGAGCAGGGCGGGAACGAGTTGGTGAGGATACGGGTGATGGACGATGGGTGTGGGATTCATCCGGATCGGATTCCAAAATTGGGGGAGCCGTTCTATACGACCAAGGAGCGGGGAACGGGGCTTGGTTTGATGGTTTCGTACAAGATCATCAAGGACCATCAAGGCGACATTCGCTTCAAAAGTCTCTTGGGAGAAGGAACTTCCGTGGAAGTGGAATTGCCTGTCACTCAGGACAGCAAGAACGTTCTGACTGTGGGGGACGTTGGCTGA
- the asnB gene encoding asparagine synthase (glutamine-hydrolyzing) has product MCGIVGLFNKTGHPVDQNVLEAMSDQIVHRGPDDMGVHLQDNIGLGFRRLSIIDLEGGHQPLCNEDGTVWISFNGEIYNYQEIRRGLVSRGHQFKTDSDTEVIVHLYEEKGVDCVKDLRGMFCFAIYDSKNRQVMIARDHFGIKPCYYTETQDALIWGSEIKSLLEHPGVRRDVNPESFWNYLTFQYAPDPLTMFKGIHKLPAAHFMVIKDGKYKIERYWDLKFEEEQRPISYYIEGTREIIRNSVRAHMNSDVPRGAFLSSGVDSSTIVALLKEMEQVKTFTVGFEGAGGQSELNYARETAKILGTEHRDVLISASQYLDALPKLMFHQDEPIADPSAIGLYFVGELASQFITVVLSGEGADEVFGGYTIYREPLSLKMFDYLPLSLRRSLGSMASALPEGMKGRSFLMRGSKTLPERFVGNAFIFGEQMKEEFVRLNPEEMNLRRYLDITQPYYDRASNYDPVTQMQYIDFHTWLPGDILMKADKMTMANSLELRVPFLDKEVFEFASKIPMQYRLMNGTTKYVLREAVKDILPREVAERPKLGFPIPTRQWLRNEHYNWARELIASSNVDHLINKQYVLNLLEEHKKGIRDNARKVWTVLMFLLWHQIYVERSVQIKPAVTPNVQRRREYQAQTV; this is encoded by the coding sequence ATGTGTGGCATCGTAGGTTTGTTCAACAAGACCGGGCATCCGGTAGATCAGAATGTGCTGGAGGCGATGAGCGATCAGATCGTTCACCGCGGTCCGGATGACATGGGCGTTCACCTGCAGGACAACATCGGCCTCGGCTTCCGTCGTCTCTCGATTATCGACTTGGAAGGCGGCCACCAGCCGCTCTGCAACGAGGACGGCACCGTCTGGATCTCGTTCAACGGGGAGATCTACAACTACCAAGAAATTCGTCGCGGCCTCGTCTCGCGCGGACATCAATTTAAGACCGACTCCGACACCGAAGTGATCGTTCATCTCTACGAAGAGAAGGGCGTTGATTGCGTCAAGGATTTGCGCGGCATGTTCTGCTTTGCCATTTATGATTCCAAGAACCGTCAAGTGATGATTGCGCGCGACCACTTCGGGATCAAGCCTTGCTATTACACCGAAACCCAAGACGCGCTGATCTGGGGCTCGGAAATCAAGTCGTTGCTTGAGCATCCGGGGGTTCGTCGCGACGTCAACCCGGAATCGTTCTGGAACTACCTGACCTTCCAATACGCGCCCGACCCGCTGACGATGTTCAAGGGCATTCACAAATTGCCGGCGGCTCACTTCATGGTGATCAAAGACGGCAAATACAAGATCGAACGCTATTGGGACCTCAAGTTCGAAGAAGAACAGCGTCCGATCTCCTACTACATCGAAGGCACCCGCGAGATCATTCGCAACTCCGTCCGAGCGCACATGAACTCCGACGTGCCGCGCGGGGCGTTCCTCTCGTCCGGCGTTGACTCTTCGACCATCGTCGCACTGCTCAAAGAAATGGAGCAGGTCAAGACCTTCACCGTCGGTTTCGAAGGCGCAGGCGGTCAATCGGAATTGAACTATGCCCGCGAGACGGCGAAGATTCTCGGCACGGAGCATCGTGACGTGCTGATCTCCGCGTCGCAATACTTGGATGCGCTGCCGAAACTGATGTTCCACCAAGACGAGCCGATTGCAGACCCGTCGGCGATCGGGCTGTACTTTGTGGGTGAATTGGCGAGCCAGTTCATCACCGTCGTTCTCTCCGGCGAAGGGGCGGACGAAGTGTTTGGCGGCTACACGATCTACCGCGAACCGCTTTCGCTCAAAATGTTCGACTACCTGCCGCTCTCTCTGCGCCGCTCGCTTGGCAGCATGGCCTCGGCACTCCCGGAAGGCATGAAGGGCCGTTCGTTCCTCATGCGCGGTTCCAAGACGCTGCCGGAGCGTTTCGTCGGCAACGCGTTCATTTTCGGTGAACAAATGAAGGAAGAATTCGTCCGCCTCAACCCGGAAGAGATGAACCTGCGCCGTTACCTCGACATCACGCAGCCGTACTACGACCGTGCGTCGAACTACGACCCGGTGACGCAGATGCAATACATCGACTTCCATACGTGGTTGCCGGGCGACATCCTCATGAAAGCGGACAAGATGACGATGGCGAACTCGCTCGAACTGCGTGTCCCGTTCCTCGACAAAGAGGTGTTCGAGTTCGCATCCAAGATCCCGATGCAATACCGTCTCATGAACGGCACCACCAAATACGTCCTGCGTGAAGCTGTCAAAGACATCCTGCCGCGCGAAGTGGCAGAACGTCCGAAGCTCGGCTTCCCGATCCCGACCCGTCAATGGCTTCGCAACGAGCATTACAACTGGGCTCGTGAGTTGATCGCTTCGTCGAACGTCGACCACCTGATCAACAAGCAATATGTCTTGAACTTGCTTGAGGAGCACAAAAAAGGCATCCGCGACAACGCGCGCAAAGTCTGGACCGTGCTGATGTTCTTGCTCTGGCACCAGATCTACGTCGAACGTTCCGTACAGATCAAACCGGCTGTCACCCCGAACGTGCAACGCCGTCGCGAATACCAAGCACAGACCGTTTAA
- a CDS encoding phosphate/phosphite/phosphonate ABC transporter substrate-binding protein, which translates to MFKKSVVMGLTFALAATAFVGCGSKDDTNKSTGDNTAKPAEKAPEKLVVGFIPSQNAETLQAKAKPMGELLSKELGIPVEVTVTTNFNALVEGMAAKKVDVGFLNPINYVFAHDKKKAADLLLQTSRQGSASYKSVFVKKKGDATIKDVKDIKGKKVAFVDGASAAGYLYPVVMIKNAGLNPDTDISGVMSGGHDKALMALYRGDVDVATVFDAAIDQTIAKTTPDAKDKLEIFATSEPIPNDTVSIRPDLPADFKTKVADAFKKIMSTDEGKKIGMDIYNFDGLVAGDDKNFDPVRKMIEATGAAPK; encoded by the coding sequence ATGTTTAAGAAATCCGTAGTAATGGGTCTCACCTTTGCACTGGCTGCTACTGCATTCGTAGGTTGTGGTTCTAAGGACGACACGAACAAATCTACCGGCGACAACACTGCTAAACCGGCTGAAAAAGCTCCGGAGAAACTCGTTGTTGGTTTCATTCCGTCCCAAAACGCAGAAACCCTGCAAGCAAAAGCAAAGCCGATGGGCGAACTGCTCTCCAAAGAACTGGGAATTCCGGTCGAAGTAACCGTAACCACGAACTTCAACGCACTCGTTGAAGGTATGGCTGCGAAGAAAGTCGACGTCGGCTTCCTGAACCCGATCAACTACGTATTTGCTCACGATAAGAAGAAAGCTGCTGATCTCTTGTTGCAAACTTCCCGTCAAGGCTCTGCGTCCTACAAGTCCGTCTTCGTCAAGAAAAAAGGCGACGCGACCATCAAGGACGTCAAAGACATCAAAGGCAAGAAAGTTGCCTTCGTTGACGGTGCATCTGCTGCAGGTTACCTCTACCCGGTTGTTATGATCAAAAACGCAGGCCTCAACCCGGACACCGATATCTCCGGCGTTATGTCCGGCGGCCATGACAAAGCGCTGATGGCGCTGTACCGTGGCGACGTCGATGTTGCAACCGTCTTTGACGCTGCAATCGACCAAACCATCGCGAAAACCACTCCGGATGCGAAAGACAAGCTCGAAATCTTCGCAACTTCCGAGCCGATCCCGAACGACACCGTTTCGATCCGCCCGGACCTTCCGGCTGACTTCAAAACCAAAGTCGCGGACGCGTTCAAGAAAATCATGTCCACCGACGAAGGTAAGAAAATCGGTATGGATATCTACAACTTCGACGGCCTCGTAGCGGGCGACGACAAGAACTTCGATCCGGTTCGTAAAATGATCGAAGCAACCGGCGCTGCACCGAAATAG
- a CDS encoding competence type IV pilus major pilin ComGC — protein MKKTLRFLRRDQRGFTLIELAVTIFVISILIAITLPNLRGTGDRAQKVTCEGNQRLIRAQLETYYLTEHGYPNGLTDTDRLQQLVTQGYLQTLPSCPLGGTYHITLSPDKSSATVDCSKHGALGL, from the coding sequence ATGAAAAAAACGCTTCGCTTCCTACGGCGCGACCAACGCGGCTTCACGCTGATCGAACTGGCCGTCACGATCTTCGTCATCTCCATCTTGATTGCGATCACCTTGCCCAACTTGCGCGGCACAGGGGATCGGGCACAAAAAGTGACGTGTGAAGGCAACCAGCGCCTCATTCGCGCCCAATTGGAAACGTACTACCTCACAGAACACGGCTATCCCAACGGCCTGACCGATACGGATCGCCTCCAACAGTTGGTGACACAAGGCTACTTGCAAACATTGCCTTCTTGCCCCTTAGGCGGCACCTATCACATCACTCTCTCGCCAGACAAAAGCTCTGCGACTGTAGATTGCAGCAAACACGGAGCCCTCGGTCTATGA
- the zapE gene encoding AFG1/ZapE family ATPase, whose product MDHIGSTLPFTRQFQSRSQYTPDFFRERIPQLRAMDVSDKAIQRGAILLLDQIKQDSICGACQGYESCGKDGDGQGLYDYLEMYNEQLTIRTTHCPQYQNWVERKQIDSLNEYAQKSSADKRFRFDTFPAEQARKFPELYAAALEFADCYTPARQELQRGFAMQQNHQQTADAPFKGLYIFGPPGVGKTHLMLAICNRLDERKIPNIFVHADNIFDKLRMSVGAGKDMETVIEKYCTVPVLAIDEFAQERANEFTLDKMFRIINYRFSNHLPTLFTSNYEPPVVYQTFRDQTRTVDALISRIIQMTRIGRLAGRDYRLTQMDILDASGR is encoded by the coding sequence ATGGACCATATCGGATCGACGCTTCCTTTTACCCGACAATTTCAGAGCCGAAGTCAATACACCCCGGACTTTTTCCGTGAACGCATCCCGCAATTGCGAGCGATGGACGTAAGCGACAAAGCGATTCAGCGCGGTGCCATCCTCCTGCTCGACCAGATCAAGCAAGACAGCATCTGCGGCGCCTGCCAAGGCTATGAGAGTTGCGGCAAAGACGGCGACGGGCAAGGGTTGTACGATTATCTTGAAATGTACAACGAACAATTGACCATCCGCACCACGCATTGCCCGCAATATCAAAACTGGGTGGAACGCAAACAGATCGATAGCTTGAACGAGTACGCGCAGAAGAGTTCGGCCGACAAGCGATTCCGTTTTGACACGTTCCCGGCCGAACAAGCGCGAAAGTTCCCGGAACTGTACGCCGCAGCGCTTGAATTTGCGGATTGCTATACACCGGCTCGCCAAGAGTTGCAACGCGGGTTCGCCATGCAACAAAACCACCAGCAAACGGCCGATGCACCGTTCAAAGGTCTCTACATCTTCGGTCCGCCGGGCGTGGGCAAGACGCATCTCATGCTTGCGATCTGCAACCGCCTCGACGAGCGCAAGATTCCGAATATCTTCGTCCATGCAGACAACATCTTCGACAAGTTGCGCATGAGCGTCGGAGCGGGCAAGGACATGGAGACGGTCATTGAAAAGTATTGCACCGTGCCGGTTCTCGCCATCGACGAATTCGCCCAAGAGCGGGCGAACGAATTCACGCTCGACAAAATGTTCCGCATCATCAACTACAGATTCTCCAATCATTTGCCCACCCTCTTCACCTCGAACTATGAACCGCCGGTCGTCTACCAGACGTTCCGTGATCAGACGCGCACCGTTGATGCGTTGATCTCGCGAATCATCCAGATGACCCGCATCGGACGCTTGGCCGGACGCGATTATCGCTTGACGCAGATGGACATCCTCGATGCATCCGGCAGGTAG
- a CDS encoding pilus assembly FimT family protein, producing the protein MTSSKPATNDLSQQGFTILELLTTLAILSIFFAMTLPSLKRLFQHHELDSSARQFVSEVRSNQMASWSHGDVQEIWLYRFKPQYQLSINGQGAGIVKLPDNINYLNGYLEPSVSTLRFDPTGTLTGGGGQVRLVNKQREGADINVMLMSGTVVYEGVHP; encoded by the coding sequence ATGACCTCCTCAAAGCCTGCCACGAACGACCTCTCCCAACAAGGCTTTACGATCCTCGAACTGCTCACCACGCTCGCCATCCTCTCGATTTTTTTCGCCATGACACTTCCAAGCCTCAAGCGATTGTTTCAGCATCATGAACTGGACAGTTCTGCCCGTCAATTTGTAAGCGAAGTTCGAAGCAACCAAATGGCGTCCTGGTCGCACGGAGATGTCCAAGAGATCTGGCTGTACCGTTTCAAACCGCAGTACCAATTGTCGATCAACGGCCAAGGAGCGGGGATCGTCAAACTGCCCGACAATATCAATTATCTCAACGGGTATCTCGAACCGTCCGTTTCGACTCTTCGTTTCGATCCAACCGGCACTTTGACCGGCGGAGGAGGGCAAGTGCGCCTCGTGAACAAACAGCGCGAGGGAGCGGACATCAACGTCATGCTCATGTCGGGGACGGTTGTCTACGAAGGTGTTCACCCATGA
- a CDS encoding aspartyl-phosphate phosphatase Spo0E family protein, translated as MSHTQKLVGKIEGLRAEMIRVAERAENLHDPQVVAISQQLDQLILRMQLLSQRPPQSERSCCPE; from the coding sequence ATGAGCCACACGCAAAAGCTGGTTGGGAAAATAGAAGGGTTGCGCGCGGAAATGATACGCGTGGCAGAACGTGCCGAGAACCTGCACGATCCGCAAGTTGTCGCGATCAGCCAACAGCTGGATCAATTGATCCTACGCATGCAACTCCTCAGCCAACGTCCCCCACAGTCAGAACGTTCTTGCTGTCCTGAGTGA
- a CDS encoding prepilin-type N-terminal cleavage/methylation domain-containing protein, translated as MSKTGPLSIGKKIWQDNQGLTLLELLLALTIWGLLLPVIAGGLLFTVQTYTREVERLEAREQALAVLRKVEGEVRAGHNFSALSDGLSFQDAHDHLIQYQLNLRTNLLQRVEQGVGSTIIGARVTRFTCTLSPNASYPTLALQLRTQAGRTSLDISEVLIGRGSLP; from the coding sequence TTGTCCAAAACTGGGCCGCTCTCTATCGGTAAAAAAATCTGGCAGGACAACCAAGGTCTCACGTTGCTCGAACTCCTTCTCGCGCTGACAATCTGGGGATTGTTGCTGCCGGTCATCGCGGGCGGATTGCTTTTCACGGTCCAAACCTACACGCGGGAAGTTGAACGTTTGGAGGCACGTGAACAGGCGCTGGCCGTTCTGCGCAAAGTGGAAGGAGAGGTGAGGGCGGGGCACAATTTTAGTGCCCTGAGTGACGGCTTGTCTTTTCAAGACGCACACGACCATTTGATCCAATACCAACTCAACCTGCGAACCAACCTCCTCCAACGCGTCGAGCAGGGCGTCGGCAGCACGATCATCGGAGCAAGGGTCACCAGATTTACGTGTACGCTCAGCCCCAACGCATCGTATCCGACCCTCGCACTCCAGCTTCGAACGCAAGCAGGTCGAACCTCGCTCGATATCAGTGAAGTTCTGATCGGGAGGGGGAGCTTGCCGTGA
- the thrB gene encoding homoserine kinase, whose amino-acid sequence MSVRIRVPATTANLGPGFDVFGMSLSLYNILEFEERPNRSVRIEVSGEGVEDVPRVPDYNLAYRGFARYFSARGRQAPGVRLHIYNEIPVTRGLGSSATAIVSGLCAASLLDGREFDRDELLRLAVEIEGHPDNVAPAIYGGFVASGLFDSQKGTLPRLHTLRLTPPAGLTCVVAVPGYMLSTGTARRALPAHVPFRDATQNVRNASLLTAAMASGDLALIQRVFADAMQDSLHEPYRFPLIKGGVEAARAAKDAGAFAVAISGSGPSLLALTTDRGMAVGDAMRRTFAQMGVATRILQLKPETNGVHVL is encoded by the coding sequence ATGAGCGTGAGAATTCGGGTGCCGGCGACGACGGCGAACCTGGGACCGGGCTTTGACGTGTTCGGGATGTCGCTCTCGCTCTACAACATTTTGGAGTTTGAAGAGCGTCCGAACCGCTCTGTACGCATCGAAGTTTCGGGAGAGGGCGTTGAAGACGTGCCTCGCGTGCCCGACTACAACCTCGCGTATCGCGGGTTTGCCCGTTATTTTTCTGCGCGCGGACGACAGGCACCGGGCGTGCGACTGCACATCTACAATGAAATTCCCGTCACGCGGGGCCTTGGTTCCAGCGCGACTGCGATCGTCAGCGGTCTCTGTGCCGCCTCGTTGCTCGACGGACGCGAATTTGATCGTGACGAGCTGTTGCGACTCGCCGTTGAGATCGAAGGGCATCCGGACAACGTCGCTCCTGCGATTTACGGAGGCTTCGTCGCCAGCGGTCTGTTTGATTCGCAAAAAGGCACCTTGCCGCGCCTGCATACGTTGCGCCTGACTCCGCCTGCAGGGCTGACTTGTGTCGTGGCTGTGCCGGGCTATATGCTTTCGACCGGGACGGCCAGACGCGCATTGCCTGCACACGTTCCCTTTCGCGATGCCACCCAGAATGTGCGCAACGCAAGCCTTCTGACGGCCGCGATGGCAAGCGGAGACCTCGCGCTGATTCAGCGGGTGTTCGCCGATGCCATGCAGGACTCCCTTCATGAACCGTATCGCTTCCCGTTAATCAAGGGGGGAGTGGAAGCAGCACGAGCGGCGAAGGACGCCGGCGCGTTTGCCGTTGCCATCTCCGGGTCGGGTCCGTCTCTGCTTGCGTTGACGACAGATCGGGGGATGGCGGTTGGCGACGCGATGCGGAGAACGTTTGCGCAGATGGGCGTGGCAACGCGAATTCTCCAGCTCAAGCCCGAGACGAACGGGGTACATGTTTTGTAA
- a CDS encoding ACT domain-containing protein, with protein sequence MNTKRRKFFLVAEDIMPEAMVKTVQVKDMLARGEANTVHEAVNEVGLSRSAFYKYRDLVFLYEEEGQGRLITLSLILEHRQGILSSVLNAIAQTGGNIITINQGIPMSQAAHLTMTVDVKNLSGSLDDLTDNLQKMHGVRKAEIVGYS encoded by the coding sequence ATGAACACGAAACGACGTAAATTCTTCCTCGTCGCGGAAGACATCATGCCGGAAGCGATGGTCAAGACCGTTCAAGTCAAGGACATGCTAGCACGCGGCGAAGCAAATACCGTTCATGAAGCGGTCAATGAAGTCGGGCTCTCCCGCTCCGCTTTTTATAAATACCGCGATCTGGTCTTTTTGTACGAAGAGGAAGGACAAGGTCGCCTGATCACCCTGTCGCTGATTCTCGAACACCGCCAAGGAATTCTCTCCTCGGTGCTCAACGCCATCGCCCAGACGGGCGGCAACATCATCACGATCAACCAAGGCATTCCGATGAGCCAAGCAGCCCACCTGACGATGACGGTGGATGTCAAGAACTTGAGCGGCTCGCTCGATGACTTGACCGATAACCTTCAGAAGATGCACGGTGTCCGCAAAGCGGAGATCGTCGGCTACTCATAG
- a CDS encoding shikimate kinase, whose translation MAERIFLIGFMGTGKTTVGESLARELQLPLFDIDHEIVKREGRTIPEIFATNGEAYFRRVESEVLLELSESAHAVITTGGGAVLAPGNRELMGKSGFVVCLAATVEEIVSRVSGDPNRPLLQSDDLRQRVIQLQEARAGLYDFAHVTLDTTGRSVDGIVGEIIMKLSAS comes from the coding sequence ATGGCGGAGCGAATTTTTCTCATCGGGTTCATGGGGACAGGCAAGACCACCGTGGGCGAATCTTTGGCGCGGGAGTTGCAACTGCCGCTTTTTGACATCGACCATGAGATTGTGAAGCGGGAGGGCAGGACCATCCCGGAAATCTTCGCTACAAACGGGGAAGCGTACTTCCGTCGGGTCGAGAGTGAAGTGCTGCTTGAGTTGTCCGAGAGTGCCCATGCTGTGATCACAACGGGCGGCGGCGCGGTACTGGCGCCTGGTAACCGGGAGTTGATGGGAAAAAGCGGCTTCGTCGTCTGCCTCGCCGCCACCGTCGAGGAGATCGTCTCCAGAGTGAGTGGCGATCCGAACCGGCCGCTTTTGCAGTCGGACGATCTGAGACAGCGAGTGATTCAACTGCAAGAAGCTCGTGCGGGACTCTATGATTTTGCTCATGTGACGCTCGACACCACGGGTAGGAGTGTGGACGGGATTGTCGGCGAAATCATCATGAAACTGTCTGCCTCTTAA